The DNA window GCTTTGTTACCAGTTAAAGTCTTACATTCTATCACATGATTTCCCATTCTTCTAACTTGCATCCTCGTTCCATTGCACAAACCATTAGTTTGGTCTATATTCCGCAGCAACATAACAGGAGCGCCAACCTTTAGAACCAACTTGTGTGGTGGTAGACCTGAACAATTTATTTCCATTTAGAATCTCCGGCGAGAAAGCATCTAACTCAAATTCCATATTTCCCTCTTCAGCACACACAGAGTCTGAACTTAAGTAGACTCTTTCATGTCCAGGTAATCCTGCAGTCATCTTGTTGTTGACATCACTGACACAATCCAAAGTTGGTGCAAGAATTGCTCTATCCTTGAAATAATTTTCAACGGATAAATTGGATAACATATCTGGATACACGAAATCAATGAGGTCATCCAAAGCTGTCTCAGAGTTCTTAATCAAAATGTCAGATGGTATTTGAACGATCGATTCACCATCTGTTGTATTACCAGCCAAACCATCACcaattttgagtagccattctGCAAAATTTCTGTGTTCTtgtatgttgttgttttcatcTAGTGACAATCTCATGTTTTTTGTAAGTTTCAAAACCTTACAGTTATGCCACAAATATGAAGAATTAATAGAAGACTGAATTATATCTTGCCTTGAGCCTCTAGGAATCACAGGTAaaatttgtctaaaatctcCTCCGAAAACAACAACTTTACCTCCAAATGGCAAATGAGCATTATACGAATCTGAGCACCTTAAGATGTCTCTGAGGCATTTGTCTAAAGCTTCGTAACAATACTTACTTATCATTGGCGCTTCATCCCATATGATTAATTTGGCCTTGGATATTAACCTTGCAAGAGGACTTCCCTGTTTAATGCTACACAAAGAATCCTCATTTATGGCCAAAGGAATTTTAAACCTTGAATGTGCAGTTCTTCTATTAGGCAACAAAAGTGCAGCAATCCCGCTCGAAGCAACATTTAAAACGATACCTCCTTTAGACCTAATTGAGCATGATATAGTTGACCATAAGAACGTTTTTTCACAACCACCTTGACCGTATAAGAAGAAAAGTCCACCCATATTACCGCTAACAGCACCGATTATTTGATCGTATGCAAATTTTTACTCATTAGTTAGTCTTTCTAAATACCCACCTAGTTCATTCGCAAGAGTATTAACGTCAAAGTTCAACTCTTCCATTATAATTCTGTCTTTTAAGCTGGACACCAAATTTTCTAAAGGATATGGCATTCCACAATATTCTTTCAATGACTTGCCATTTGACTGGAGCAAATCCTCAATTTTTACAAGTGCAATATCTTTTATTTGGACTTCTGACATGATCAAatctgtatttttttaatttaaaataatacaattacttaaaaaattattaaattaatctctggtaaaaaatgtttgaaatgcactattgaatgataaataacactccttgttttttatttaaaaaatgtttcaTTAGTAACATgtccttttaaaaatattattgtgaTTAACATGAATATCAAAATCattataacataaaataaaaaagacacaCAAATAACTGATGCAAATGCAAGTATTGGAAGTATGTGGATTTAGTTACGGTttcttagattaagtagatatgaTTTACAGCAATGAATCAGCCATATGTATGATAATTTtattcccaaaaaaaaaagcattctGTTAAAGAAAATAACTCTAAAAATTTCTTATCCAAtacttttgttataattatatgataaattgAATACTAACAGGGAAAAGAAATTATAATAGACTATAGTTACCTTCCATTTGTAATAATCTTCTCTGTTCATATAGTATGTCATCGGAGAGAAAGTTCCAAGTCTTTTGCCAAACAAAATCTGGCCTACTCATATTATTTGATGttaataaaacaacaaaaagtcTCCTTAAAAAAGTTGCAGAGTGCCATGTTCCTGCTTCAGAGATTGCATCAATGAATTCTCTGTCATCCTGCAACAGTCCTAGAGCatagcatgcatctttgaaGGAGTCATAAACGACACCATTAACTGTTCTTAGATCACTGAAACTCGTGCATCCCTTTTGAATGTTCAAAAGTAGCCTTAGATAGTAATCTTCCTTATTCATTGGTGGTATATGAGATATCCTTCCTATGGCATAGCCTTGCTTTCTATGAGTCCACATATGATGCTCTCCATTCCAAACAAATTTTGTTAGAAACTCAGAATAAGTCAGATTTTTGGCATCATTATGGACTTCATTTGCTTTGAACCATCCAATCAACATAGATTCCTTGAAAAAAGAAGTCTCAACAACTGACTGAATTGTATCGGTATCTTTGTAGACAATTGGCATATCATCAGGAAGATGAAATGGCAATCTTATTACTGCTGGTTCCTTCATTTGAATAGGATAACCAAACAATCTCCATGCAGCTTCACATGCTGATATATATCTACAATCATAATAATTACGTATTTCATCTACCTGAGATTCATTGCTTTGATAAAATGCAGCTGTCACCCTGTCATTACCCTTGTGAAGATACTTAAACAGATATTTGATTGCTGAAGTTTGGCAAGTATACTCAACATTGATGTGACATCCAAATTTTAGAAGAAGGCCGGGATTGTATGGAACTATGAATGAATTGTCAACctctatatttttctttgatacAGTTCGCCCATCATCTCTTCTTTGATATCTTGGAAAGCCTACTTCGTCAATAATTGTCCTATCTCGAAATGCCTTGGGAAAAAACTTTGAGCATTTACCATTGATCATGCATTGGCTCTTTCTATTTAAATGACCGCATGGACCATGAACCATATATTTCTCAACAGCAGCATACAATTTTGGATTTTCCCTCTTATCTGGAATCTCTGTCTTAATAACCTTGTCTATGTCATCAACAGTTCGTGGTTTTGATTCCGGATGCATGAATAAAAGAAGATGGGCATGAGGTAGACCTCTCTTTTAAAACTCTATGGTTAGACAATctgcaaatttaaaaatattaactataGATAATATAGATAGAGTAAATAAAAACTCGTAGGAAGATTAGTTATACTTACATCCAATAATCTTTCCAAAGAATGTTCCTCTCTTCAATTCCTTAATTAATTTATCAACCTTCAACTTGAATATTCTACATAAGATGTCTGGTCTATCCTCTGCATGGAGTCCTTGGGGTGTTACCTCTCTTTTTATCTCATTCCATTCTGAATTACATGTCATAGTGATAAAGTAACTTGGATATCCAGCATATTTACATATTGCAAAAGCATCTTTGCAATTGTTGAACATGTACCTTGGACCACCGGTAAAACTCTTTGGGAGAATAATTCTTTGTCCAGTGTTAATGGCATTAGTTTCACCACGAACCATACACTCATGCAATTGCTTGAACTTGCCTAGCCTCAAGTTTGGTTGTTTCAATCGTAAGTATAAAAGCCGTTCTGACTCAACCATAGTGTAGGCATCTACTATGAATTGTTGCAGTAATCTTCTTGACCGCAAAAGGACCTGAGACTCGTTAGTCCTTCTCTGAAGTCTGTATGCAAAGAAGTCTCTCATGCTTATTGTTGATCTTTTCTGAGTTCTCCTGACATTTGGTCGAGAAGAAGTAGCTATATGTAATCTGTAACCATCCTCACCGTATGGAAACAACAAAGGATATTGAAGAGCAAGGTACATTGGATGTGATACTTCTATCCTCTGCAAGATTCTTGATTTTGTCTCAATTATTATATCCCTATTAACTCCGCTCTCGTCAATATCTCCAACTATCAGTGCAGCAACTTCAGATGCCGTTGGCAAATTATATGTCCTTGCATCAGTATTTTTTCTGGTTATTAATCATAACTTAACATCAGCAGACCCATCAAATTGGTATCTATCCCGTGCTAAACGAAATGCCTTTGCTAGGGCATTATTTTCATCCATCATGACTTTCAAGGACGAAACAATTTCAGTTTCCATCAATTCTGCACTGATGTTTGACCtgttaatgaataaataatatatgagaATTTTAACTCATTTGTCAAGCTTCGAGAAGATCGCATGAGAATTTAACTCctcattatattatattactatAATCAGCATTTTAGATAAAATTAGGAAACAGAAGAATTACACGCGTGAGTCGAACAATTACCTAAATGATTCCATGCGGTTTGTAATTTCATTATCAGTATCATAAATGTATAGTTGGGCAAATTTTGGTTTCTCACTTTCCGGTGGTAGTAAACTGCCAATACGGTGATAATTTTGACCTCCAATGCGAAAGATAGGAGGTGCACCACCTTTGTTTATCGAATGGTCAACTCTTCCTGCCATAGAAGTGAATGCAAACATTCCGTTGAAAGCCCTTATGTTTTTAAGAAAGTATATGCTTTTTTCATCCGTTCCACTATGTAACTCTTGCAACGTTTGAGGTGGATGCTTCAAGAAAGACAATTCAACCTTTCCTTCCATacaacataaagaaaatataGGATTGGAGCTACGTCTTGACTTTTCCAAGCATTCATCTAGCCACATCAAGGCCTGACAGTGTAGACATTGGTATATGGGATCTCCAAGATCCAATGTATCTAAAGGATTTATAACATCAGTTAATTGTTGTCCAGAATTCaagagattttaaaataaaaaagacaataCATCAATACCTTCTTCATCTATTATGGGTTTCGACCATGGTACCCATGTGATATTTCAATATCTTCTGGCTCATAATTGATATCATCAACGGCTTCGATCACTGAATTGAGATAAACGTATATCAATATAATAACAAAAGTTCAaattctaactttttttttttgcagaaaTAAATAGGATTAGAAATTAATTCCAACTTTATcgaaaataaagcaaaaaacaAAGATATCAACCTTCATAATCTCTAAGAGGATCAATATTAGAATTTCTGCATGCTTGAATTGATGATTCACCAATGCAATGTCGAGACTCTCTAAACAATTCATTTCCACTCTTTGTGACGGACTTTATAACCCGTGAAGCTTGGATCATTGTCTTTCCAATAGCTATCCTAATGTCATTAGCAGTTTTTCCaataagaaaataacaaaaaaatattgaaatagtTAATGTTATATAATTTTCACACGTACCTGTTTGATAAATGTTCAAAAGCTGGTACAGTAATTGACTGAAGACTCGAAGAACACTGATTATTACCACGATGATCATCACgattttttatactattagtGTTTTTTCCTGAATTAGTTGTTACCAATATTGGTGTTTGAATTATGTTTTCACGTCCACGTCTTGGGTTTTCATTTGAGAGCAAAGGAATAGGAGACTTTTTATTCACCAAATGTGAAAGTaagttaaaaagaaaacaaacgaATATTATAGTATCATAGGAGAAatagaattaataaaaaaaatcaaaagagaaaatagaagagtgaaaataaaataaaaaattggataaGAGCCACCAGAAGTCAAAACACATACATAATCAAATTGCCAAATCACCAATTAACCCATATCCGCTATTATTAATATTGACCACTTAAATAATTCATTACAAACCATGCAACGCTTTTCACATAGTGTAATTTTCTAGTTGCTGCTGTTAAAATAACATGCCAGATACACATGCCCGTGTTTTACAGAttcaatagaataaaaaatgaacTGTTCTAGTATAAACCTCTTTTTTCTAtgatatattttcaaattagaCATATACCAATTTACCATTTGATCCATTtatcaaaatagcatgttttatatattaaaacatATTATATTTATAGCAAGATTCATTTATATTAGacacattaaaattttaatatattaaaacaatattcatgtgaattttaaaattaacgtGCCTAACATGTATCTAAGTAATAACGGGCCTGCTGATGGGCCCACTTTTCATGTATCTAAGTACCTAACATCGACGATTTGAATAATAGGCAGCACAATTAGCCAAAttcatttcatttaatttaatgCTATCAAGtgtgagtttaattaagaactGAGACGCTGAACTCTGTTTGAGCAATCAGGCTTCTCAAATCATGTATGGATAGAAGAGGTCAGTGAGGAAATTTGTACTTCAGCCTATTTAGGCATATTGGGTATATAAAATCAGACTAACAGAGATTTGATAAACAACAAATTAATAAATAGCTGCCCTAATTTAGTGGTGATTTAGAGATAATACAGATGATAATAACAGAGATGGTGATACAAATCACATCtgaataattttctaattttataaataatagaaacGCTATTAATGTAACACAGTCCAAATAAGGATAATACAATTAACTTACTTGTAACATTTGTTAATGGAGTCCTTGTGATAGGTGAACCGGACCTCATTGCATGCATTGAATTTTGGTTGCTCTAATCTTGTGTgcatattgatttattaatcGCGAGAACTTGATTATATGAGCTCCTACCGGCCACAAAACTCTCTTTGGCAATATTTCTTCTCTTTGCTCCATTGTAGTTGTCTTGCACGTTTCAAAAGGATGCAGTATTaggaaacagaaagaaaaaatgcCATTAAAAAATTGGATTGAGATAACTATAATTGTTGATTACCTTGTGGTGCATTCCCTGAACAAAGacttgttttttttcttcttctttgactGTCTAGAATTATTCTACGTCTAATCCTTGCAAGTCTTGAATTTATCCTTAAACTTTTACTGTCCATTGATAAGAGCTTAAAATAACACACCAAAATTGAGACAATTCAAGTTCAGAATTGTTATATATGCAGAGTATATTAGGAGTATTtgaaaactgaagaaaaatgaGTTAGCGGGaatgtgaaaaatattttattaaggtaaaataaaaaattaaatatctacAATTAATTCTTGATCTTTAGAGCAGGATAATTACGTTTGAAATGTTTCAAAACTTTATGCTTGTTAtgcttttaataaatttatgtcaagtgatttttttattttttattgtgaaCTAACAAcgatcaatttttatatatgataATTAAATTCATGTAATATttgtattgttttttttttttctattccaTTATATATTAGTACGTTAATATAGGTGCATGTTTTATCCTTACACGATTGTCTTAAAAATCTAACTCCGGATAGAAATATAGAACCTAACTGACAATGTACGTATGAATACCATTTCAATTTGAGATCAAAACATGCAAGAACCTAATATataactatattattattattgtttgtaAGAGTGACATATGGACTGCATGAGATCGATGTTTTCGAAtcctttattttgaaattaaactaGAATTTACTAGAAAGTCAATGaattatttgtataatgtgtataatggattatttatttagtttaatatgagttaaaaaatgaatattaggataaaatactattaatttctcaaacacaatacacctatattatccagaataaccatccgaataCCAGAAATAATAAACATCTAACATCCTACTGAATCGAACATTCTTATACCTATTATACACATTATATAAATACTCTATTGATTCCTTATACTTCCTCGTTAAACTAATATTGTTATTTTCTCTTAATGTACAATTGGACAAGGATGCCACCAATTCATACCAGTGCTACAGTGCGTTaatccaatttcattttcatttttcacgaATTTCTAAAACTATCAACAAcaaaattaatagaaataaaaaatatattcttaaacTAAACAGGCATAATGTTTCACTTATTATATAggtgaaaatatatattttttatatataaaactaattatatGTAAGAAAAAGACAAGTTCAGCTAAACTAACAATAAAAGCTTCATAAAGTTTTTCATCACTTAGATTATTACTTATTCTCTTGCTATTAAATAATAGCACTATTAAATAATAGCGCGACGCTTTTTTGATTTGTCATGTATTTGTGTCGGACACATTTTAAATACAATATACGTTGATATTCGTCCGATACGCGTGTCTTTTGTATCCGATTgcatcttaataaaaaaaaaatttttttcggaCACGCTTGaacacacttaaataccattatttattatgtgcaTATCCAGTCTTATTATTAACATGTATTattgaaatgagtttaaaaatagtatatattattagttattaaaacaaaatacattttaaatattttatataattaaaaagagatattaaaaataattaaaaaaataatttNNNNTCGagctaatttaataataaaaataaattaatagatGAAAATGatctaatatttataaaaatataataattatatctgCAACTAGtgggctaattttttttgttatggaaaCAGAAGTGGTGATATACTTTAACAttgtaatttttggtgtttttcaaATCTGTGGAagtacacaaatcggagggtccgatttctgtacctcaaattttttaatttttttaaacacaaatcggacggtccgatttgtgtatcTCTCACAAATCAGATGGTCCGATTTCTGTACCTctacaaatcggacggtccgatttgtgtactccaaatttttttaatttttcaacacAAATCGGACAGTTCGAGTAcagaaatcggacggtccgatttgtgtacccaaaaatcggacggtccgatttctgtACCTTTTAAAAATCGGATGGTCCGATTTGTACTCCGTACATTAAATCATcccatattttaaaaaaataccataGTTGATCACAATTTAAAAAACACCATTGTTAATCTaatatctacttaatatactaaaattgggttTTTCCCCACTAATGAAAGTGAGGTGTCACTTTTTTGTGAAtccattttccctccaaaatgaatgcttttaatgaataatgcataattatactaatttaggaaaatatctttattataattatataaaatcaatatttaatgtattattaaactacttatcaattattaattaaaaatatttttaattattttaatgaataatgcataattatactaatttaagaaaatatctttattataattatataaaatcaatatttaatgcattattaaactaattatcaatcgaaaatatttttaaacattttaattatattctttCTAATTCTTATTCATTATCCAATGATTTTATTAGTGGCAAGTTGTTAACCATtcatattgataataataataattctattaggataaatatcaaattttattcctaatataaaaatataaaatttaattccttccatttttattttaccactataaaagaccatgtatactagaagaaaatatcattcatttaccaattactctttcatttgatagcttttacaacaattctttttcttcctatgagACGTTGTTGCAAGAAGACAACTATCGTGGACACAAACTACCACACTCTCCAACTTTCATGCTCATCATTCAGAGCTATAAAAGATATGTTATCTATGAAGTATTTATAGACTATGGTGTTATcatgtatgcataaataaaaaatgtttcgtATTTAAATTTAAGTCATTTACCTGTTTGTGATATATTGTAGTGTGAAATTACTTTCTAATATGTGTTGTGTAATGatattatggtttaatttaagcttttactttagaactgtattatgattttatctcattattttttcttagatatcaagttgacgtatttttatttattattattattgaaacagATGTGATATGAAAtgtaccaaaaaaaataaactcccacattcaatttattttattgtagtcttctatctattctattcatttttattttctttttattcattttattttctttttaaatgttatataatttattataatttataccaatctatctacttaatatactaaaactgggttTTTCCCCAACTTATGATAGTGAGGTGTCATTTTTTCGTGaatccatttttttttcaaaatgattgcactatttctctcttttaaatttattttaaaaaattatctttaattgatataattatattataattaatatttaatgaatgatacataattatactaatttaagataatatctttattataattatactaatctcttttaaatttatttcaaaaaagtatcttaattataattatataacaatGTTATActtagcatttaatgaataattcataattatactaatttagaaaattatctctattataattatctaaaatcaataattaatgcattattaaCCTAATTAgcaatcaaaaatatttttaactattttaattatattgatgtaattct is part of the Arachis duranensis cultivar V14167 chromosome 1, aradu.V14167.gnm2.J7QH, whole genome shotgun sequence genome and encodes:
- the LOC107474984 gene encoding uncharacterized protein LOC107474984, with product MGGLFFLYGQGGCEKTFLWSTISCSIRSKGGIVLNVASSGIAALLLPNRRTAHSRFKIPLAINEDSLCSIKQGSPLARLISKAKLIIWDEAPMISKYCYEALDKCLRDILRCSDSYNAHLPFGGKVVVFGGDFRQILPVIPRGSRQDIIQSSINSSYLWHNCKVLKLTKNMRLSLDENNNIQEHRNFAEWLLKIGDGLAGNTTDGESIVQIPSDILIKNSETALDDLIDFVYPDMLSNLSVENYFKDRAILAPTLDCVSDVNNKMTAGLPGHERVYLSSDSVCAEEGNMEFELDAFSPEILNGNKLFRSTTTQVGSKGWRSCYVAAEYRPN
- the LOC107474995 gene encoding uncharacterized protein LOC107474995 yields the protein MHPESKPRTVDDIDKVIKTEIPDKRENPKLYAAVEKYMVHGPCGHLNRKSQCMINGKCSKFFPKAFRDRTIIDEVGFPRYQRRDDGRTVSKKNIEVDNSFIVPYNPGLLLKFGCHINVEYTCQTSAIKYLFKYLHKGNDRVTAAFYQSNESQVDEIRNYYDCRYISACEAAWRLFGYPIQMKEPAVIRLPFHLPDDMPIVYKDTDTIQSVVETSFFKESMLIGWFKANEVHNDAKNLTYSEFLTKFVWNGEHHMWTHRKQGYAIGRISHIPPMNKEDYYLRLLLNIQKGCTSFSDLRTVNGVVYDSFKDACYALGLLQDDREFIDAISEAGTWHSATFLRRLFVVLLTSNNMSRPDFVWQKTWNFLSDDILYEQRRLLQMEDLIMSEVQIKDIALVKIEDLLQSNGKSLKEYCGMPYPLENLVSSLKDRIIMEELNFDVNTLANELGGYLERLTNE
- the LOC107475003 gene encoding uncharacterized protein LOC107475003, producing MVESERLLYLRLKQPNLRLGKFKQLHECMVRGETNAINTGQRIILPKSFTGGPRYMFNNCKDAFAICKYAGYPSYFITMTCNSEWNEIKREVTPQGLHAEDRPDILCRIFKLKVDKLIKELKRGTFFGKIIGYCLTIEF